A region from the Pelagovum pacificum genome encodes:
- a CDS encoding methylated-DNA--[protein]-cysteine S-methyltransferase: MEQSDRYHYHVIARAIELINEAPEPMSLDRLSDAMKMSPAHFQRIFSQWVGVSPKRYQQYLALGHARTLLKERFSTLETSASVGLSGSGRLHDLFIRWEAMSPGDYARGAEGLTIRWGWFESPFGPALVMGTDRGICGIAFAAETGPEPAMADLVARWPDATYVEDPTALRAWAETAFGIGAGEVPILLSGRPLQIKVWEALLRIPSGHVTTYSELAHAVGNPKAVRAVGTAVGRNPVSFLIPCHRVLRKSGELGEYHWGAPVKRAILAWESARTGL, from the coding sequence ATGGAACAGTCCGACCGATACCACTACCACGTGATCGCCCGCGCGATCGAGCTGATCAACGAAGCGCCAGAGCCGATGTCGCTCGACCGCTTGTCGGATGCGATGAAGATGAGCCCGGCGCACTTCCAGCGCATCTTCTCGCAATGGGTCGGTGTCTCGCCCAAGCGCTACCAGCAGTATCTCGCGCTCGGCCATGCGCGAACGTTGCTGAAGGAGCGGTTCTCGACGCTGGAGACCTCGGCTTCGGTCGGGCTGTCGGGCAGCGGGCGGCTTCATGACCTGTTCATCCGGTGGGAAGCCATGAGTCCCGGCGACTATGCGCGCGGCGCGGAGGGGCTGACGATCCGCTGGGGCTGGTTCGAAAGCCCGTTCGGCCCGGCGCTCGTCATGGGCACGGACCGCGGGATCTGCGGCATCGCCTTCGCCGCCGAGACCGGGCCGGAGCCAGCGATGGCCGACCTCGTCGCCCGCTGGCCCGACGCGACCTATGTCGAGGATCCCACTGCACTTCGCGCGTGGGCCGAGACGGCGTTCGGAATCGGCGCGGGCGAAGTGCCGATCCTGCTGTCGGGTCGGCCCTTGCAGATCAAGGTCTGGGAAGCGCTGCTGCGGATCCCTTCCGGTCACGTCACGACCTATTCAGAGCTCGCCCACGCCGTCGGCAACCCCAAGGCCGTTCGTGCCGTGGGTACCGCCGTCGGGCGCAATCCGGTCAGCTTCCTGATCCCCTGCCACCGGGTGCTGCGGAAATCGGGCGAACTTGGCGAATACCACTGGGGTGCGCCGGTCAAGCGTGCCATCCTCGCCTGGGAAAGCGCCCGTACCGGACTGTGA
- a CDS encoding HIT domain-containing protein has protein sequence MNFDYDPENIFAKILNGDIPCEKVLESAHSLAFRDIRPQAPTHVLVIPKGPYMSADHFCQWASEAEIVDFMRTVGKICEAEGVEDGFRLIANARDHGVQEVPHFHVHILAGRPLGRMLDPA, from the coding sequence ATGAACTTCGATTACGATCCAGAGAATATCTTCGCCAAGATCCTGAACGGCGACATTCCCTGCGAGAAGGTTCTGGAAAGCGCGCACTCGCTGGCGTTCCGGGACATCCGCCCGCAAGCGCCGACGCATGTGCTGGTGATCCCGAAGGGCCCCTACATGTCCGCCGACCACTTCTGCCAGTGGGCGTCCGAAGCGGAGATCGTCGACTTCATGCGCACCGTCGGCAAGATCTGCGAGGCCGAGGGGGTCGAGGACGGCTTCCGCCTGATCGCCAACGCGCGGGACCATGGCGTGCAGGAGGTCCCGCACTTCCATGTCCATATCCTCGCCGGTCGGCCGCTCGGCCGGATGCTCGACCCGGCCTGA
- the nth gene encoding endonuclease III, translating into MAKQLDYLTLREIFARFHDAEPEPKGELEHVNAFTLVVAVALSAQATDAGVNKATKELFKVADTPQKMLDLGEEGLTEHIKTIGLFRQKAKNVMKLSRILVETYGGEVPNSRAALVSLPGVGRKTANVVLNMWWHHPAQAVDTHIFRVGNRTGIAPGKDVEAVERAIEDHVPADYQLHAHHWLILHGRYICVARKPKCGACIIREFCQYEDKTA; encoded by the coding sequence ATGGCCAAGCAGCTCGACTACCTCACCCTTCGCGAGATCTTCGCGCGCTTCCACGATGCGGAGCCCGAACCCAAGGGTGAGCTCGAGCACGTCAACGCCTTCACGCTGGTGGTTGCTGTCGCGCTCTCCGCGCAGGCGACGGACGCGGGCGTGAACAAGGCGACGAAAGAGCTCTTCAAGGTGGCGGACACGCCGCAGAAGATGCTCGATCTTGGCGAAGAGGGTCTGACCGAGCACATCAAGACGATCGGCCTGTTCCGCCAGAAGGCGAAGAACGTGATGAAGCTGTCGCGCATCCTCGTCGAGACCTATGGCGGCGAAGTGCCGAATTCTCGCGCGGCGCTCGTGTCGCTGCCGGGGGTGGGGCGCAAGACGGCGAATGTCGTTCTGAACATGTGGTGGCATCACCCCGCGCAGGCGGTCGACACTCACATCTTCCGCGTCGGCAACCGCACCGGCATCGCGCCCGGCAAGGATGTCGAGGCCGTGGAGCGTGCGATCGAGGACCACGTCCCCGCCGACTACCAGCTGCATGCCCATCACTGGCTGATCCTGCACGGCCGCTACATCTGCGTCGCCCGCAAGCCGAAGTGCGGCGCCTGCATCATCCGCGAATTCTGTCAATACGAGGACAAGACCGCATGA
- a CDS encoding DUF599 domain-containing protein: MSWGEVLSLLSVWDLGALAFLFVSAMLIGWHIEHPPKRRVSVTKLMAQYRRDWLVAFAARDVRIFDSQILATLRQGTSFFASTCILAIGGVLALVGNTDPLTGIAEELTAEHRSQFFWQIKLLVVVLFLTAAFLRFVWANRVFGYCAVVMASVANLGEDHEVGEDAMDRARRAGELNIRAAVNFNRGLRAMYFALGSLAWILGPIPLIIATCVTLWVVWSREFASIPRDILMR; encoded by the coding sequence ATGAGCTGGGGCGAGGTCCTCTCCCTCCTCTCCGTCTGGGACCTCGGGGCGCTCGCCTTCCTCTTCGTCTCGGCCATGCTGATCGGCTGGCACATCGAACATCCGCCGAAGCGCCGGGTCTCGGTGACCAAGCTGATGGCGCAGTACCGGCGCGACTGGCTGGTCGCCTTCGCCGCACGGGACGTGCGGATCTTCGACAGTCAGATCCTCGCCACGCTGCGGCAGGGGACGAGCTTCTTCGCCTCGACCTGCATCCTCGCCATCGGCGGCGTGCTGGCGCTGGTCGGCAACACCGATCCGCTGACCGGTATCGCCGAAGAACTGACGGCCGAACATCGGTCGCAGTTCTTCTGGCAGATCAAGCTGCTGGTGGTGGTGCTGTTCCTCACCGCCGCCTTCCTGCGCTTCGTCTGGGCGAACCGGGTGTTCGGGTATTGCGCCGTCGTGATGGCGTCCGTGGCGAACCTCGGCGAAGACCACGAGGTCGGCGAGGATGCGATGGACCGCGCCCGTCGCGCGGGAGAGCTGAACATCCGGGCCGCCGTGAACTTCAACCGGGGGCTTCGTGCGATGTATTTCGCGCTCGGCAGCCTGGCGTGGATCCTCGGGCCGATCCCGCTGATCATCGCCACATGCGTGACACTGTGGGTCGTCTGGAGCCGGGAGTTCGCCTCGATCCCGCGCGACATCCTCATGCGTTGA
- a CDS encoding OmpA family protein, which yields MNINRTPVALSLVALMAVTACSDMRDENNPNRNTQTGAAGGAALGALIGAATAGDDPADRNRAIATGALVGGAIGAGVGYSLDRQEAELRQQLGGNVGVENTGSNLVVTLPQDILFATDSATLSGALQSDLAALARNLNQYPSTSVTVIGHTDNTGEAAYNQNLSRNRAQAVTASLVTNGVAPGRINTVGRGEDEPIATNLTEEGRAQNRRVEIIINPPAS from the coding sequence ATGAATATCAACCGTACCCCCGTCGCGCTCAGCCTTGTTGCGCTGATGGCAGTGACCGCCTGCTCGGACATGCGCGACGAGAATAACCCCAACCGCAACACGCAGACCGGCGCCGCCGGTGGTGCGGCGCTCGGTGCGCTGATCGGCGCCGCGACTGCCGGTGACGATCCCGCGGACCGCAACCGTGCCATCGCGACCGGTGCGCTGGTCGGCGGCGCGATCGGGGCCGGTGTGGGCTATTCGCTCGACCGGCAGGAAGCGGAACTGCGCCAGCAGCTCGGCGGAAACGTGGGCGTCGAGAACACCGGCAGCAACCTCGTCGTGACCCTTCCGCAGGACATCCTGTTCGCCACAGACAGCGCCACGCTGAGCGGTGCGCTGCAATCCGACCTCGCCGCGCTGGCGCGGAACCTGAACCAGTATCCGTCCACATCGGTCACGGTGATCGGTCACACCGACAACACCGGCGAAGCGGCCTACAACCAGAACCTGTCCCGCAACCGTGCGCAGGCGGTGACCGCGTCGCTCGTCACCAATGGCGTCGCGCCGGGCCGGATCAACACCGTGGGCCGTGGCGAGGATGAGCCGATCGCGACCAACCTGACGGAAGAGGGCCGCGCCCAGAACCGCCGGGTCGAGATCATCATCAACCCGCCGGCAAGCTGA
- a CDS encoding CopD family protein: MNWIKVIHLLCVLGWMTGIFAVPRALIYWKREYARLGEFGPTGDLTIRLYRFSAGLGVIAIITGTALGFWIGWPGWLYLKVALVALLVAHYVWTGRLVLRARRGKFGESDTYLRIFNELSVLAVIGILWAVVFRPF; encoded by the coding sequence ATGAACTGGATCAAGGTCATACACCTGCTCTGCGTCCTCGGCTGGATGACGGGTATCTTCGCGGTGCCGCGCGCGCTGATCTACTGGAAGCGTGAATATGCACGTTTGGGCGAGTTCGGGCCGACCGGCGACCTGACCATCCGTCTCTACCGGTTCTCCGCCGGTCTCGGCGTGATCGCGATCATCACCGGCACGGCGCTCGGCTTCTGGATCGGCTGGCCGGGATGGCTGTACCTGAAGGTCGCGCTCGTGGCGCTGCTGGTCGCCCATTATGTCTGGACCGGGCGGCTGGTCCTGCGCGCCCGGCGCGGGAAGTTCGGGGAGTCCGACACGTACCTGCGCATCTTCAACGAACTCTCGGTCCTTGCCGTGATCGGCATCCTCTGGGCCGTGGTCTTCCGGCCGTTCTGA
- a CDS encoding DUF5928 domain-containing protein: MANIAFILLCHKNPEGVIQQARQLTAVGDYISIHFDASAPKEAFNRIKSGLADNPNVTFARKRIKCGWGEWSLVQATLYALEAAEKAFPRATHFYMVSGDCMATKSAAYAHRFLDDNDVDFIESFDFFESDWIKTGIKEERLIYRHYFNERTQKWLFYQSFWMQRRLGLKREVPADIQVMIGSQWWCLRRRTVEWILDFTRQRRDVMRFFATTWIPDETFFQTLVRHLIPEEEIRTRTLTFLMFSDYGMPVTFYNDHYDLLLSQDSLFARKISPEARDLRQRLGQLYASDREDFQISNEGNQLFKFLTGRGRIGRRFAPRFWETETSLGRDKELLIVACKKWHVAKRLLGSIKHHTNIPAIEYLFNEADTWLPDLGGIQASLGKRTRHRRALMRMLFDYFDTDRLIICLDTASIDLMNDFYSDRASTRLLEIECEFSDEYLVGHAKRVGLAGAESSQETIDRLLPTIRYDVTYERERIRDANYPNHWRIRERAPTEQNVEPIANFLTVGEETARGIANTAHLFVD; encoded by the coding sequence ATGGCGAACATTGCCTTCATATTGCTCTGCCACAAGAATCCCGAAGGTGTCATCCAGCAGGCGCGCCAGCTGACGGCGGTCGGCGACTACATCTCGATCCACTTCGACGCCAGCGCCCCGAAAGAGGCGTTCAACCGGATCAAGTCCGGTCTCGCCGACAATCCCAACGTCACCTTCGCCCGCAAGCGCATCAAGTGCGGCTGGGGGGAGTGGAGCCTCGTCCAGGCCACGCTCTACGCACTCGAAGCGGCGGAGAAGGCGTTTCCGCGGGCCACCCATTTCTACATGGTTTCGGGCGACTGCATGGCGACGAAGTCGGCGGCCTACGCCCACAGGTTCCTCGACGACAACGACGTCGACTTCATCGAGAGCTTCGATTTCTTTGAATCCGACTGGATCAAGACCGGCATCAAGGAAGAGCGGCTGATCTATCGCCACTACTTCAACGAGCGGACGCAGAAGTGGCTGTTCTACCAGTCCTTCTGGATGCAACGCCGGCTCGGCCTGAAGCGGGAGGTCCCCGCCGACATCCAGGTGATGATCGGCAGCCAATGGTGGTGCCTGCGCCGCCGCACGGTGGAGTGGATCCTCGACTTCACCCGGCAGCGGCGCGACGTGATGCGCTTCTTCGCCACGACCTGGATTCCGGACGAGACATTCTTCCAGACGCTGGTCCGTCACCTCATCCCGGAGGAGGAGATCCGCACCCGCACGCTGACCTTCCTGATGTTCAGCGATTACGGGATGCCGGTCACCTTCTACAACGACCATTACGACCTGCTGCTCAGCCAGGATTCCCTGTTCGCGCGCAAGATCAGTCCCGAAGCGCGGGACCTGCGCCAGCGGCTCGGCCAGCTTTACGCGTCCGACCGCGAGGACTTCCAGATCTCGAACGAGGGCAACCAGCTCTTCAAGTTCCTCACCGGGCGTGGCCGGATCGGCCGCCGCTTCGCCCCCCGCTTCTGGGAGACCGAGACCTCGCTCGGCCGCGACAAGGAACTGCTGATCGTCGCCTGCAAGAAGTGGCACGTCGCCAAGCGGTTGCTCGGCTCGATCAAGCACCACACCAACATTCCCGCGATCGAATACCTGTTCAACGAGGCCGATACCTGGTTGCCCGACCTCGGCGGCATCCAGGCGTCGCTCGGGAAGCGGACACGCCACCGCCGGGCGCTGATGCGGATGCTGTTCGACTACTTCGATACCGACCGGCTGATCATCTGTCTCGATACCGCGTCGATCGACCTGATGAACGACTTCTACTCGGACCGTGCCTCGACCCGGCTGCTCGAGATCGAGTGCGAGTTCTCGGACGAGTACCTCGTCGGCCACGCCAAGCGGGTTGGCCTCGCCGGGGCCGAAAGCAGCCAGGAGACGATCGACCGGCTGTTGCCGACGATCCGCTACGATGTCACCTATGAGCGCGAGCGTATCCGCGACGCCAACTATCCGAACCACTGGCGCATCCGCGAGCGCGCCCCGACCGAACAGAACGTGGAGCCGATTGCCAACTTCCTCACCGTGGGTGAAGAAACGGCGCGAGGGATCGCCAACACCGCGCACCTGTTCGTGGACTGA
- a CDS encoding adenosine kinase, with amino-acid sequence MKKFKVVGIGNAIVDVLCQTPDGTLSELGIEKGIMQLIERDRAESLYGEMAERVQAPGGSVANTMAGLGALGLKTGFIGRVRDDALGRFYAESFTSQGSEFVNAPVPEGELPTSRCMIFVTPDGERSMNTYLGISSEVGPDDVSDDVAGEAEILFLEGYLYDKPKGKEAFDRAAKVCRDAGGRAGISLSDPFCCDRHRPDFQRLVTQLDYVIGNEHEWEALYDTNLDSALDRAAKECRLVVCTRSGKDVVLIRGEERVTVPVERITPVDATGAGDQFAAGFLYGLSMDLPLETCGRMGVIAGREVIGHMGPRPEQDVMALFNEAGLV; translated from the coding sequence ATGAAGAAGTTCAAGGTTGTCGGCATCGGCAACGCCATTGTCGACGTGCTTTGCCAAACCCCGGACGGCACGCTCTCCGAGCTCGGCATCGAGAAGGGCATCATGCAGCTGATCGAGCGCGACCGCGCGGAATCCCTCTACGGAGAGATGGCCGAGCGGGTTCAGGCGCCGGGCGGCTCGGTCGCCAACACGATGGCCGGCCTCGGTGCGCTCGGCCTCAAGACCGGTTTCATCGGGCGCGTCCGCGACGATGCGCTCGGCAGGTTCTACGCCGAATCCTTCACCTCGCAGGGGTCGGAGTTCGTGAACGCCCCGGTCCCGGAAGGTGAATTGCCGACCTCGCGCTGCATGATCTTCGTCACGCCCGACGGCGAGCGGTCGATGAACACCTACCTCGGCATCAGCTCCGAAGTCGGGCCGGACGACGTGTCCGACGACGTGGCGGGCGAAGCCGAGATCCTGTTCCTCGAGGGCTATCTTTACGACAAGCCGAAGGGGAAAGAGGCTTTCGACCGTGCCGCCAAGGTCTGCCGTGATGCTGGTGGCCGCGCCGGCATCTCGCTGTCCGATCCGTTCTGCTGTGACCGTCACCGCCCGGACTTCCAGCGCCTCGTGACGCAGCTCGACTACGTGATCGGCAACGAGCACGAGTGGGAAGCGCTGTACGACACCAACCTCGACAGCGCGCTCGACCGCGCGGCGAAGGAATGTCGCCTGGTGGTCTGCACCCGGTCCGGCAAGGATGTGGTGCTGATCCGCGGCGAGGAGCGTGTGACCGTCCCGGTCGAGCGCATCACGCCGGTCGATGCGACCGGCGCGGGCGACCAGTTCGCCGCCGGCTTCCTCTACGGTCTGTCGATGGATCTGCCGCTCGAGACCTGCGGCCGGATGGGCGTCATCGCCGGGCGCGAAGTCATCGGCCACATGGGGCCGCGTCCGGAACAGGACGTCATGGCACTCTTCAACGAGGCCGGTCTGGTCTAG
- a CDS encoding FadR/GntR family transcriptional regulator: protein MPFEKVSAEKLSRGVVRQIELLILRGILRPGERLPPERDLAERLGVSRPSLREALAELQDDGLLASRAGAGVYVADVLGSAFSDSLVKLFRTHEEAVFDYLTFRRDMEGLAAERAAKLGSDTDLKVIGSIFARMEAAHQKRNPAEEAGIDADFHLSIIEASHNVVMLHMMRSMYQLLREGVFYNRSIMFRQRTTRDQLLDQHRAINDALQARDPEGARRAVEAHLGFVEQALRDQQKAERNEEIARKRYEHEAGRS from the coding sequence ATGCCATTCGAGAAAGTCAGCGCCGAGAAACTGTCCCGCGGGGTCGTGCGCCAGATCGAGCTGCTGATCCTGCGCGGCATCCTGCGTCCCGGTGAGCGGCTCCCCCCGGAGCGCGACCTGGCGGAGCGGCTCGGCGTCTCGCGGCCGTCGCTGCGGGAGGCGCTGGCAGAGTTGCAGGACGACGGCCTGCTCGCCAGCCGGGCGGGGGCCGGCGTCTACGTCGCCGACGTGCTCGGCTCCGCCTTTTCGGACTCGCTGGTGAAGCTGTTCCGCACGCACGAAGAAGCCGTCTTCGACTACCTTACCTTCCGGCGCGACATGGAAGGGTTGGCGGCCGAGCGCGCGGCGAAGCTGGGGTCTGACACCGACCTCAAGGTGATCGGCAGCATCTTCGCCCGGATGGAGGCCGCCCATCAGAAGCGCAACCCGGCGGAGGAAGCCGGGATCGACGCGGATTTTCACCTGTCGATCATCGAGGCGAGCCACAACGTCGTCATGCTGCACATGATGCGCTCGATGTACCAGTTGCTGCGGGAAGGCGTGTTCTACAACCGCTCGATCATGTTCCGGCAGCGCACGACTCGGGACCAGCTGCTCGACCAGCACCGGGCGATCAACGACGCGTTGCAGGCCCGCGATCCGGAAGGCGCCCGCCGCGCGGTGGAGGCCCACCTCGGCTTCGTCGAGCAGGCGTTGCGCGACCAGCAGAAGGCGGAGCGGAACGAAGAGATCGCCCGCAAGCGATACGAACACGAGGCCGGCCGGTCCTGA
- a CDS encoding Atu2307/SP_0267 family LLM class monooxygenase, with protein MEVGLYTFGDVGTDPVTGKTVDAHQRFTNLMEEIELADQVGLDIFGLGEHHRPNYAISSPAMALAGAARTTKSIRLSSAVSVLSSDDPVRVFQQYATLDNLTDGRAELMVGRGSFIESFPLFGYALDDYNELFEEKLAMLMQINEREKLSWPGTTHTQAVEGLGVYPRPVNGQLPIWIAAGGTPNSMIRAGALGAPLALAIIGGQPRRFAPLADLYRQAFAQSEPKHAPRVSLNVHGFVHEDARQAADIFFPAQKQVMDQIGRERGWGPQSRAQFDESMSREGAMFVGDPSQLVDKILGLKDDLGFDRVTIQMAIGIIDHAEMLKAIETLGTKVAPALRKG; from the coding sequence ATGGAAGTCGGACTCTACACATTCGGCGATGTCGGCACGGACCCGGTTACGGGCAAGACGGTCGACGCGCATCAGCGGTTCACCAATCTGATGGAAGAGATCGAGCTGGCCGATCAGGTCGGGCTCGACATCTTCGGCCTCGGTGAACACCACCGCCCGAACTACGCCATCAGCTCACCCGCGATGGCGCTGGCCGGTGCCGCACGAACGACGAAGTCCATCCGGCTGAGCTCCGCCGTGTCGGTTTTGAGCTCGGACGACCCTGTCCGCGTGTTCCAGCAGTACGCGACTCTCGACAACCTGACCGACGGTCGCGCCGAGCTGATGGTGGGCCGCGGCAGCTTCATCGAGAGCTTTCCGCTCTTCGGATACGCCCTCGACGACTACAACGAGCTGTTCGAGGAAAAGCTGGCGATGCTCATGCAGATCAACGAGCGCGAGAAGCTGAGCTGGCCGGGCACGACACACACCCAGGCGGTAGAGGGTCTGGGCGTCTATCCGCGTCCGGTGAACGGCCAATTGCCGATCTGGATCGCCGCGGGTGGGACGCCGAACTCGATGATCCGGGCCGGCGCGCTCGGCGCGCCGCTGGCGCTGGCGATCATCGGCGGGCAGCCTCGCCGGTTCGCGCCGCTGGCAGACCTCTACCGCCAGGCTTTCGCCCAGTCGGAGCCCAAGCACGCGCCGCGCGTCTCGCTCAACGTCCACGGCTTCGTCCACGAGGACGCCAGGCAGGCGGCGGACATCTTCTTCCCCGCCCAGAAGCAGGTGATGGACCAGATCGGCCGCGAGCGTGGCTGGGGCCCGCAAAGTCGGGCGCAGTTCGATGAATCGATGTCGCGCGAGGGCGCGATGTTCGTCGGCGACCCGTCGCAGCTCGTCGACAAGATACTCGGCCTGAAGGACGACCTCGGCTTCGACCGGGTGACGATCCAGATGGCGATCGGGATCATCGACCACGCAGAGATGCTGAAGGCGATCGAGACGCTCGGCACGAAAGTCGCGCCGGCGCTCCGCAAGGGCTGA
- a CDS encoding sulfotransferase family protein → MGFPGTWMTESESVVYRVVPKCACSTIGQIMYYSDHGEFFDGDIHDAQAGMHKWSMDDSQPVITANVKNHKSYAFTCVRNPYTRILSSFFDKICGIQRNGKRYRGNLVPLLIQKYGIEVGDPENGFEFDQIKSFRRFLLFARDTIRWRRPMEPDIHWSAMSGHISTFIVNGGTYDHIFWTEAFNDGMQTVLDNIDTAHSVDLTTIPRFNESEGHGPKRAHPVEDYFDDLSMHLVYEIYKKDFNLFKYDFENPGNKMPTGEVDLAEVHAKLGE, encoded by the coding sequence ATGGGTTTCCCCGGAACCTGGATGACGGAAAGCGAAAGCGTGGTCTATCGGGTGGTGCCGAAGTGTGCCTGCTCGACGATCGGGCAGATCATGTACTATTCCGACCATGGTGAATTCTTCGACGGCGACATCCACGATGCGCAGGCGGGAATGCACAAGTGGTCGATGGACGACAGCCAGCCGGTCATCACCGCGAACGTCAAGAACCACAAAAGCTACGCCTTCACCTGCGTGCGCAATCCCTACACTCGGATCCTGTCGTCCTTCTTCGACAAGATCTGCGGCATCCAGCGCAACGGCAAGCGCTACCGCGGCAACCTCGTGCCGCTCCTGATCCAGAAATACGGGATCGAGGTCGGGGATCCCGAGAACGGCTTCGAGTTCGACCAGATCAAGAGCTTCCGCCGCTTCCTGCTGTTCGCCCGCGACACCATCCGCTGGCGCCGCCCGATGGAGCCGGACATCCACTGGTCCGCGATGTCGGGACATATCTCGACCTTCATCGTGAACGGCGGGACCTACGACCACATCTTCTGGACGGAAGCGTTCAACGACGGGATGCAGACGGTGCTCGACAATATCGACACGGCGCATTCGGTCGATCTCACGACCATTCCCCGCTTCAACGAGAGCGAGGGACACGGGCCGAAGCGCGCCCACCCGGTCGAGGATTATTTCGACGACCTGTCGATGCATCTCGTCTACGAGATCTACAAGAAAGACTTCAATCTCTTCAAATACGACTTCGAGAACCCTGGGAACAAGATGCCCACGGGCGAGGTCGACCTGGCCGAAGTGCACGCGAAGCTGGGCGAGTAA
- a CDS encoding FAD-linked oxidase C-terminal domain-containing protein — translation MEMPVPNAALLAKKAEVVARLQAVLPEGSVIHDPAETRAYECDALTAYRCPPLCAVLPGSTEDVAAVLKVCSEEGVPVVPRGSGTSLAGGALPTEDCVILGVARLNAVLETDYDNRFIKVQTGRTNLSVTGAVEADGFFYAPDPSSQLACAIAGNIAMNSGGAHCLKYGVTTNNLLGVTMVLMDGTVVELGGEHMDAGGLDLLGVVCGSEGQLGVVTEATLRIVPKPEGAKPVLMGFASNEVAGACVSDIIRAGVLPVAIEFMDRPCIRACEAFASAGYPDCEALLIVEVEGSDDEIAEQLGTILAIARSHDPVELREAADADEAARIWLGRKSAFGAMGQINDYICLDGTIPVSRLPEVLGGIRELSEKYGLEVANVFHAGDGNMHPLILFNANADGELAKAEEMGAEILTLCVEVGGCLTGEHGVGVEKRDLMLVQYDPADLEAQMAVKDVFDPQWLLNPAKVFPLASSDARRMAAE, via the coding sequence ATGGAGATGCCTGTACCGAACGCCGCCCTGCTGGCGAAGAAGGCCGAGGTCGTGGCCCGGCTGCAGGCGGTTCTGCCCGAGGGCTCCGTGATCCATGACCCGGCCGAGACGCGCGCCTACGAGTGCGACGCGCTCACCGCCTACCGCTGCCCGCCGCTCTGCGCCGTGCTGCCCGGCTCGACCGAAGACGTCGCGGCGGTGCTGAAGGTCTGCTCCGAAGAGGGTGTGCCGGTGGTGCCGCGCGGGTCGGGCACGTCGCTCGCCGGCGGCGCGCTGCCGACGGAGGATTGCGTGATCCTCGGCGTGGCGCGGCTGAACGCGGTGCTCGAGACGGACTACGACAATCGCTTCATCAAGGTGCAGACCGGGCGGACCAACCTCTCCGTTACTGGTGCGGTGGAGGCCGACGGCTTCTTCTACGCGCCCGACCCGTCGTCGCAGCTGGCCTGCGCCATTGCTGGAAATATCGCGATGAACTCCGGCGGTGCGCATTGCCTGAAATACGGCGTGACGACGAACAACCTGCTCGGCGTGACGATGGTGCTGATGGATGGTACCGTCGTCGAGCTGGGCGGTGAGCACATGGATGCCGGCGGTCTCGACCTGCTCGGCGTGGTCTGCGGCAGCGAAGGGCAGCTCGGCGTCGTCACGGAGGCGACGCTGCGCATCGTGCCCAAGCCCGAGGGCGCGAAGCCGGTCCTGATGGGCTTCGCCAGCAACGAGGTCGCTGGCGCCTGCGTCAGCGACATCATCCGCGCCGGTGTGCTGCCGGTGGCCATCGAGTTCATGGATCGCCCCTGCATCCGCGCCTGCGAGGCGTTCGCCAGCGCCGGCTACCCCGATTGCGAGGCGCTGCTGATCGTGGAGGTCGAAGGCTCGGATGACGAGATCGCCGAACAGCTCGGCACCATTCTCGCCATCGCCCGCAGTCACGACCCGGTCGAGCTGCGCGAGGCGGCGGACGCGGACGAGGCGGCGCGCATCTGGCTGGGCCGCAAGTCGGCCTTCGGTGCGATGGGGCAGATCAACGACTACATCTGCCTCGACGGCACGATCCCCGTTTCGCGCCTGCCCGAGGTGCTCGGCGGCATCCGAGAGCTGTCGGAGAAATACGGGCTCGAGGTCGCCAACGTCTTCCATGCGGGCGACGGCAACATGCACCCGCTGATCCTGTTCAACGCGAATGCCGACGGTGAGCTCGCCAAGGCCGAAGAGATGGGGGCAGAGATCCTGACGCTCTGCGTCGAGGTCGGTGGCTGCCTGACCGGAGAGCATGGCGTCGGCGTGGAGAAGCGCGACCTGATGCTGGTGCAATACGATCCTGCCGATCTCGAAGCGCAGATGGCGGTGAAGGATGTGTTCGACCCGCAATGGCTGCTGAACCCGGCAAAGGTGTTCCCGCTGGCCTCGTCTGACGCCCGGCGGATGGCGGCCGAATGA